From one Microbacterium aurum genomic stretch:
- a CDS encoding Mur ligase family protein, with translation MTTGSHLPPVLRPAHPPRRRLDDLAARFGGDVRGDAAAVELTGLTLATADLRPGEAFVAIRGVNRHGAEFAKAAAATGAVAVITDEAGAAIAADSGLPVVVVDDPRALLGDLSAWVYDTAENLPVLLATTGTNGKTSVSHLLEGILAQLGVVTGLSSTAERHIAGEVIVSRLTTPEASEFHALLALMRERGVEAVAVEVSAQALSRHRVDGIVFDVAGFTNLTHDHLDDYADMREYFEAKLPLFRPDRSRRAVVCLDSSYGAEVAARSEVPTVTIVTPAIAAAAAASADWTVEIVAERQDGTEFTLTGPAGALTTTVPVIGRHMAANAGLAIVMLLEAGYPWARLTDALDGQRIDAHLPGRTQRVSGERGPAVYVDFGHSPDAFEKTLAAVRRVTPGRVVMVFGADGDRDATKRLDMGRTAVEGSDLLIVTDHHPRHEDPDSIRATLVDGARRARPDAEILEFSPPERAIIEAVARVGEGDAILWAGPGHQDYRDIRGVRTPYSARELARRALRDAGWPVPEPSWPVPYPADETPLSDPARDWR, from the coding sequence ATGACTACCGGCTCGCACCTCCCGCCCGTCCTGCGCCCGGCGCACCCGCCCCGTCGCCGGCTCGACGACCTCGCGGCACGCTTCGGCGGCGATGTCCGCGGCGACGCGGCAGCGGTCGAGCTGACCGGTCTCACCCTCGCGACGGCGGACCTGCGCCCCGGTGAGGCGTTCGTCGCGATCCGCGGCGTCAACCGGCACGGTGCCGAGTTCGCGAAGGCGGCCGCGGCCACCGGTGCCGTCGCCGTCATCACCGACGAGGCGGGGGCGGCGATCGCCGCCGACTCCGGTCTGCCCGTCGTTGTCGTCGACGACCCGCGCGCGCTCCTCGGCGACCTGTCGGCCTGGGTCTATGACACGGCCGAGAACCTGCCGGTGCTGCTCGCGACGACCGGTACCAATGGGAAGACGAGCGTCTCGCACCTGCTCGAGGGCATCCTCGCGCAGCTCGGCGTCGTCACAGGCCTGTCGTCGACGGCGGAGCGCCACATCGCCGGCGAGGTCATCGTCTCGCGTCTGACGACACCCGAGGCATCCGAGTTCCACGCCCTCCTCGCCCTCATGCGCGAGCGCGGCGTCGAGGCCGTCGCCGTCGAAGTCAGCGCGCAGGCGCTCAGCCGCCACCGCGTGGACGGCATCGTGTTCGACGTCGCCGGATTCACGAATCTCACCCATGACCACCTCGACGACTACGCCGACATGCGGGAGTACTTCGAGGCGAAGCTGCCGCTGTTCCGCCCCGACCGGTCCCGTCGCGCCGTCGTGTGCCTCGACTCGTCGTACGGCGCGGAAGTCGCCGCCCGCAGCGAGGTGCCGACGGTCACGATCGTCACGCCCGCGATCGCGGCGGCTGCCGCGGCATCCGCCGACTGGACCGTCGAGATCGTCGCCGAGCGCCAGGACGGCACCGAGTTCACGCTCACCGGCCCCGCCGGTGCGCTGACGACGACCGTGCCGGTGATCGGACGACACATGGCCGCCAACGCCGGTCTCGCGATCGTGATGCTCCTCGAGGCCGGCTACCCCTGGGCGCGCCTGACCGACGCGCTCGACGGACAGCGCATCGACGCGCACCTCCCCGGCCGCACGCAGCGCGTCTCGGGCGAGCGCGGCCCCGCGGTCTACGTCGACTTCGGCCACTCACCCGATGCGTTCGAGAAGACGCTCGCCGCGGTGCGGCGGGTCACCCCCGGCCGAGTCGTGATGGTCTTCGGCGCCGACGGCGACCGCGACGCGACCAAGCGACTGGACATGGGGCGCACGGCGGTGGAGGGCAGCGATCTGCTGATCGTGACCGATCACCATCCGCGTCACGAGGATCCCGACAGCATCCGCGCGACGCTCGTCGACGGCGCCCGGCGCGCCCGGCCCGATGCCGAGATCCTGGAGTTCTCGCCGCCCGAGCGCGCCATCATCGAGGCCGTCGCCCGTGTCGGTGAGGGCGACGCGATTCTGTGGGCCGGTCCCGGCCACCAGGACTACCGCGACATCCGCGGCGTCCGGACCCCGTACTCGGCGCGCGAGCTCGCCCGCCGCGCGCTGCGCGACGCGGGGTGGCCCGTGCCGGAACCGTCCTGGCCCGTGCCGTACCCGGCCGACGAGACCCCCCTGTCGGACCCCGCGCGCGACTGGCGCTGA